TTTCTTGGAATACCAAAATTGATTCTTCAAACAATAATAAACACAATAAGGGGAGTGGTATGAAGTTTTGTGATATTTGCGGCAACCTCCTGATAGCACAGAAAAAGGATGGCAAATCTGGGTGGTATTGCAGAAATTGCAAGAAATTTTTTCCAGATGAAACAGCCAAAAAAACTGTCATATCTGAAAGATTAAAGCAAGAAGAAGAAATAGTGAAAGTTTTTAAAGAGGATGATGATTATATCCAATATCCAGTGGCAGATGCACATTGCGGTAAATGTGGAAATAACAAGGCTTATTGGGTTTTGCAGCAGACGAGAGGA
This portion of the Candidatus Aenigmatarchaeota archaeon genome encodes:
- a CDS encoding transcription factor S, yielding MKFCDICGNLLIAQKKDGKSGWYCRNCKKFFPDETAKKTVISERLKQEEEIVKVFKEDDDYIQYPVADAHCGKCGNNKAYWVLQQTRGADEPQTKFFCCTKCKHKWREY